ttataatcatattatattcacatatAGATAGGCACGCTTTATATCTGATGTCCTGATGATGTATAGTTGTGTGTAAGttataggtttatattatatattcataggtGTAACTAGAGGGTATTCGGGGGACTAAGTTCcccaattttgattttagttcCCTTTATAATTCCTAGTCCTACCAAcggtagttaatttttaaatataaatttaaaataacatttaatttttttattaatattttggaaaatatattttattttatttttttttttgttatttccaaactataatattacagtataggtacgtaatacaaagtataataatataatgacccTATGTAAAATCATGAAGTGTAGTTTTTTCaacataaatacttaatagaagatattaaagttaatacaaaaataatcgtCACTCGTTTTTCAGAACTCAGAAGAAAAGACGCGTGGTTTTATCTTTgtatcattaatcattaaacaATCAGTATAATCGGTGATAACGATTATCGGTAACGATATTCAGAAAAGACTAACAATCATTTGGAGCATTTGAAACAGCCAGTTTCACATAAACGTGTATCGTATACGCGcacgtttttaatttacattgatTAAGTTCATACACGCTATACCGGCAAGGGAACGGACTAAAAACGCAAAATATGTCGCGTATGATACGCATCCATGTGAAATAGGCCTATAGAGTATAATTCGAAAATCAGtttttccaaatttaaatgaaatgctACATTTAGCACTTTCGGACTTTCCGTTCCAACAAGCTCTGCATCTTGCAAAGAACATTTTCAGCAATGCGTCGCATAAATACTTACGTAAGGTTAACTATGTTACCAAATCGTTTCTCAAAGATACATCTATGATAGCTATTGAATGAGATTTATCAAATGTTCTAAATAAAGAagacatttaaatacattttttaatactgcGAGTGGAGGCTTATATCGTAATGACtagtgtattaattattataatgttacctttaaaaatccttttgatttcatttatattttaagaaaattaaaattgaatttttatctaaaataatacttcgtaatattttaatcatttaattaattaccattTAATTACCACAGTATCacgtttttgttatttgttttatatacacaaccaaaatttaatatacactataataattaataattaaacaataaaattttaacaatttatataatgtgacTAAATGAGTTGGGGCGTCAAAGCCTTTCACTTTTTTACTGCTCTTGAAAATGCTTATGTTAAATGCCTATGTTTATatgtcaatattaatataatatcgtgtaattacgataagtaattttttttacgagtTGTTCGTCTACGAATGCCGGCGACGAGCcgtgtatttttaaacgaattcTATTCGTCTAGTTTCGTTCAGACGCTCTtcgactaaaaataaaaatcgtataatgCCGCCGATAATGGGGCACATAGGTACATACTgtcgttaattattattattatacggttgtatatacgtatataggtaccgcggcgcgttatattattatggtaatatcgCGTTCACGGCGGCGTTTTTCTATTGACAGAGAGGCGGCGGAAAAAACACTCCCAATTACGGGGCCCGGTCCAATCCTTTCGTGCGGacggataaaaataaaaataaaaaaaaaaaagtggtaaAGGAGAAAAAAAACCGACACGCACGCGAGAGCGCATTTCGGTGGGCGTGTATCGCGTTCGTGTACCGTCGTGCGCCGTCGGCGACCGTAGTCTCGGTGGTCGCGGCGGAGGGGCAAACGCCGTCCATCCGTTGGGGTAGGTTAACCGAGCCCGCGGCACCAGATGAACCTGCAATAATCGCCGCTGCCGCCACCGACGCGACGCACACAGACCGGTCCGCGCAGTGTCTCGCCTCTCGCAGTTGTACTTGTGCGCTTTTTGTGTGTCGATCACGTGCGGGtttcgtttgttttttttttttttgcacttcGTATTTCTGTAATCGCCTTTACGCACTATATTGCCGCACCGCAGTGTGTACACCGATAGAAACAATATCGGTACCTGTTTTATCGATGCTCGTCGTTcgcgtataatttttaatatataaagtgtTCCGAGAGACTTATAGCGCTCGTCCGACTCGGTTGATAttaacatcaattttttttcatcgtcGTTGAAATGCTGTTAATTATCACGAATCGCACACCGTCGTCGTCTCTATCACCGATCACGGCATCATCGACGATTTAAACCTCGAAGAAAGTCGTACACTTCACTCTCCGAGACTCGCCACACATTTTTACCAACCGGCTCGACTTACAAATGACTTATTGTTGATCGACCATCAGAGAAAACTCGAGCTTAAACAGTAAGTTAAcgacatattttatgatttgaattgcaattattattttggaacCGTCATCTGTACGTGTACCCACTCCTTTGCTTgcttaatgtttttttggtGCGGGTGAACTTAACTACGTACCTACATCAATTCaagtattgataaaaattaattcctaTATGAAACCGTAATTAAACTTCAACCAGTGACGGGACCCCCTTTTAATAACACCCATTTCAGATAAACCTTAAATTGATCATTGTATGAATGGAGTTGATTAAACAGAAAGGGTTTCccgaataaaataaacccTTTCTAAGTACGCTCACCCTTTGTCAATTCTCCATTAGAATTTTTAGGTGGGCttgtaatactaatatattttattcaattgaaaatatgattggTTTGTAAttgagtaatatttatttattttatttatgttacttaaaaaaatatttttcttgttcATTACGcagtattttacaatttgttcGTTTTCTTATACTTATTTCTATCACtgtgtataatgttaattaaaaatcaacttgtacaatttatttttaataattgcgaAATTCCCGGTGGATAAAGAATAaccaatttaattgaaaaattctttCATGCCTGTGCGatcgtttaatttatatatagataaaaaagcTACCCAAACACTGGTTCAAacgtattttttcaataaacatcACTGATAAgttaacaaaatgtttattttaagcaCCTCATTAACGACGTATTTTGTTTGATATCAAATGGgatgattgtttttaaaaaaaaaaagtacctatatactaaatGATAAGTAATATCTTATCGaggttttgattttaaatttttaaccaattgtggcttataataagtatatatacctgtattatataagaatatattttagttatagcTGCGTAcacttaatatacctattaaagtatgtttataaattgttatgaaatCTGAGTAACCCTCTATATAATAGACGATTCAGTCTACTccctattttgtttttgagggTGAAGAAGAGAGAAATGGaatattttgacataaattaacatactatagtttataataaggtaaattatattgtaatgttataGTTGTTGAACAACCACCGGGATGATCTCTtatgattgataataattgtcgtttttaatacaaaaacatattaaatatgaatgtaataatttaagtgtttgttgaaacaataatttttgtatgttaACATCCCCATTTTTTCAAACAGATGGTTGATTGAAACTATTGACGATTTATGAATTGAATGATAATTGCTGACTAATGTAAAACTATACCATTGtgtattacttatttgtaatacacagtatatacctaattatattaataactaaattgaaTGTACTTACctgattaatacaatttaacagacataataataaaattatcttaaataacgttattacctaccaatttttatttttagaaatcgtatattaaataacattaacaaatataggtatcaataattatatatagattatagccgttataaatatctaaatttttaagcctttaaaacataataagttaggtaataaataattgattacttACACGGCATTCATtgagttttatcaataattaataataaataatagctaatacagatttcatttattttatattttatgtattcacGATTACGCATATCGACACctagtaatttatttcaaagacGACGAAATTAAATGTGACAATTTTTTCGTTTGGTTCATAAATAACTTATCTAcggtttaaaaagtttttatttgtgattttaagtgcatatatatatatacttttatgtatGGTAAAGATTCCAATTTCCAACCGAAAATataagtcataaaaataatgttcaattttCAGCGAGAAAGCTCTCACTTttctttacttatttttttcattcccTCCCGCTCGTATTTATCCTCTACTCACTCACTTTATCGTCCATCTCTTTTTCTTTCGCCCCAAATGAAAAccattttcttcaaaatcaCACAGACGATTCCGAGGATGAAATAAGGGTAAGACACGCGGAATAGGATGTACCGGGCGGTGAAGTGGAGGCGGTAGCAGTAGTGGAAAAAAAAGAAGGAAAAAAGTGTGCACGGCGGCGGTGGTCTCTATCCCGATCATCCCCTTCTCTTATTCATTAGAAAGAGGGGCCCCGTGCTTGAAGaggcatttattttatggctTTTTGTTTTGTCCAGGGAACGGTCGGCCATTTTTCCGCCCTCCGCGCACCGCCGTCGCACACGTCGCGCACACCGCGGCggtgaaaacaaaaatgaaaaactcgACCCTTGCGGCGAAAACGATTTTTTACCCGCTCGCTTGGCCTTCTTTCACACTGCGCCCCCCGGTCCAATCAATACCGGCAATCATCGTTTCTCTCTCCTCGatgttcatatatatatacacacacgacAACGTCATGCGCCCTAAAACTTCGCCGAGGCTTTTTTCTTTCTTCTTctcttttattctattttttttcttcgcgTCCCTTAAAAATCGATCCGACGAAATATAACGCCTGCCATGCACGTTGTACCACTATACTTCATAAAGACAAACGCGTATAGGatgtattaaaaagttttgttgTTTTGTCTTTTTgcagaaaaatgtttttggaaaACGAACACCAGCCAATCATTAGCCATTCGCAATACGACCTCGCACGTCCGCTTGAGcaccatcatcatcatcacctCAATCATCACGCCGCGTCCAATCACCTGCAGTCGAGTACCGATCACCTGCAAGACGACTCGGAAGGCCGGAGTTCGGCCAGCTCTCCGACGTCCAGCTATCGCGACCTGTCCGGGTGCGAAGATTTTGACCTGAAAATCCCGAAACCGTCCGGTCCCGGGTCCGGCACCGGTggtaacaacaacaacaacagccacaacaacaataacaacaacaaggaACAAAAACCGAAAAAGCACAAGTGCAAACACTGCGGACTCGAGTGCACGGAAAAGGTGCAATACTGGAAGCACATCCGCACGCACATCAAACCCGAACAGTTGTTGGAGTGTCCGAACTGCGAGTTCGCCACCGACCTGAAACACCATTACGAATACCACCTGCTGAACCACACGGGCGCCAAGCCGTTCACGTGCCCGGACTGCGACTACAAGTGCGTGAGCAAGTCGATGCTCCAGTCGCACCTCAAGTCGCACTCGAACGTATTTCAATTCCAGTGTTACGACTGCGGGTACGCATCCAAATACATGCACAGCCTCAAGCAGCACTTAAAGAAGCGCGACCACCGACCGGCCACGCCGCTCAACCCGGATGGCACGCCGAACCCGGACATTGTCATCGACGTGGTGGGCAACCGGCGAGGTCCTCGGCAAAACAAGAAGCAGAACCGCCACAATCCGTATCAGCAACAGCATCAGCAACAGCCGCAGCAGACGGTGTGCTCGTCGCAGGACGACGGCGGCAGCAGCAGTGGCGGACATCCGTCGCCGTACTCTATGCAACAGCTGTTGCAAATGCCGTCTTCAAATGTCTCCTACTCGACCTCGGCCGAGTCGTTCATGTACTCGATGATCACCAAGCGCTCCATGGAGATGGTCGACTACCAGGCCGCCGAATACATGGCCATCaagaacaacaacaataacaacactTCGTCGGTGGACGACAAGATGGACGTACAGCAGCAGCACCACCTCCACCACCATCACCAACCACAACACAACCACAATCACCATCATCATAAACGCGGTCATCAATACCATCCGGACGACGTGGTCAGTGCGGAATTGGCCAGCGGCGGCGATCGGACGCCTGAACCGCAGGCGCCGCCGCCCGTACTGGCCGTCGCCGTCCCGTCGCCTCCGCCCGCTTTGTTGTCCGTCGTCGAGTCGGGACCGTTGAACTTGAGCAAAGATTCGGTTACGCCTCGCGCCGCTGGCAGCAGTCGGCGCAAGGGGATCGCTTGCAAGCTCGAGCGGCCGGCAACCGAATCTCAACCCAAGTCGGTGCCAGTGGTGATGGTTCCGTCACCGCCGGCGGTTCCGATGGATTGCTGTACCACCGAACCGCGGGGAACTGCAATGGACCAGATTTCGCCGCCGATAAAGGAAGAATTTTACCCGCactatcatcatcatcagcaacagcagcagctgCAGACGTCGTCGTCTTCGACTCCCGAAAAAGAAGACAAGGAAGACGAGACGCACGTGTGCCACCACTGTGACATAATATTCAAGGAGAACATTATGTACTCGATGCACATGGGATTCCACAGCTTCAGGGACCCGTTCGCGTGCAACCTTTGCGGCGAGATAACGGCCGACAAGTTTTCGTTTTTCGCTCACATAGCGCGCGTACCACACAGTTAAGACTGCGACGAGGAGGAACACCGCACCGCCCAGCTGCTGCAGTCAcgataagatataatattttaatagagtacaaattttatgacaattaaccctttaggtatataatataggatttATCgtaagaaaaatgaaaacagattaaaagtataaagtaatattacacACTTCTTTCTTTCTAACTACTATAATCACTTTTAAATGCGCAGTTGCATAGCACTTAACGCTTTgtacaaatgaaaatttttttgggcATCGAGCTCAAAAAGATTTTCATTCGTATATGCGTTTCCCAGTGTCAATGTGTTCACGGTGTTGTAAAGCCGGTTCCGGTTCTTAAACGTTGACAATTTATCAACTTTTAAGAATCGGCAACCGTGACTTCAAATCGTGATTGCGCATTTATCGCTGACTTATAGTTGTAGACGtatatcgttttaaataataatagttgtttaattgtttatcgttttaaatatttttttttcgtcacaTATTTCTCggagataaaattttaatcattttttaattttcttttcgagaaataacaaaagtttaacgatttaaaaatatttaactcgtGTTTTCAttgttaagtaaaaattattagtaattttaatacattttaattatccttaatacaacttttttaaataaccaacTTAAgaataacgtaataataacaattttgaattttttacgtttaaatACCGTAATACCTCATCTtcccaattatttttattgttttatctaGTCGTCCCCTATTTCTCCTCGTATACTATAGTTAGTATCGTGTATATTTATGCACTAATGATAGAtactatgtaaaatttaaaattaaaaaaaaacttattggtttatatatttgttgtgATAAGGTTGTTTTATGACGGAATATcgtcaaattatataagtataagttaaattaaactgATCTGCCGAGtaggcaatttttttttttttttagttttttaaattgtaaatgtttaaagttatgaattttattgttgGTGCTTGAATgtcttgtataaataaaatctcaaTCACGGCATTAATGGAAGATCTAGTCAATCTTTTATAACCTCATGTCTCTCCAAAATATGCCCGTCTGTATGGGGTGTGCGCGGAATTTTGCTCGATCTTGGAtaacttttgaaatttgtGTTAAAACTCTCGCGCACATGTCTTCACATGCATCAGGACTAATTCttagaaatgtaaaaatataatagtctgtaaatattaatttcatagtaTGTACGTTAAtacactacataataataatttattttaaattaaatacatcaacaatgatataatatttgttataaccaatataatattattaattataactaaatttttattgtttttgtgatTAGATTGTTCGTAATTAACCCTATTCTCCCTCATACtgtgattttaattaagactaaaaatttcttgaaaatgccgtcttgaataataataattaattgtaacaaactatcgtataatattatgtaataattaatatacatcttTTACGAGATTGCGTTTtcatgtaacatattatatatatataatataccgtgtGTGTGTAGAGACCTAAAGTCTGATCTTTGTATAGCATTCTAACGTTTTTGTCATCAGATcgtcttattttatatgacatattatatatatatatatgtatacatatttaatatatagttcattatattatgtttaggtactcttattaaaaaaatgttttactatgtaaataaatatctctATGCAAATATAGGTTTAAAAGGTTTTTTCATtcttttatttagattatttaattttatttatatagttgaaaaatactacattgatgtataataaaaatattatgtgccaaagtttaataattatcatacttatcatataatatttgtttgaagAGAATAAACGTCTTTACgtttaccaataaaaaaaatgtttttttattttattatatttacgatttttaaCCTACATGTTGTTTCCTATTGTTATATTACTGCCTGATTGTTCATGGAACGATTATACAGTATTGTGTAGTGGCTTTTGTACGGGTAGTTCTCAATAATGCTTATTTCTAtgactataatagtaattttgttttattcctTACAAAACATACCATATCCcaagtacttttttttagcggacttaaataaatatagatgtatagactagtttaa
The DNA window shown above is from Aphis gossypii isolate Hap1 chromosome 2, ASM2018417v2, whole genome shotgun sequence and carries:
- the LOC114130926 gene encoding protein hunchback, which translates into the protein MFLENEHQPIISHSQYDLARPLEHHHHHHLNHHAASNHLQSSTDHLQDDSEGRSSASSPTSSYRDLSGCEDFDLKIPKPSGPGSGTGGNNNNNSHNNNNNNKEQKPKKHKCKHCGLECTEKVQYWKHIRTHIKPEQLLECPNCEFATDLKHHYEYHLLNHTGAKPFTCPDCDYKCVSKSMLQSHLKSHSNVFQFQCYDCGYASKYMHSLKQHLKKRDHRPATPLNPDGTPNPDIVIDVVGNRRGPRQNKKQNRHNPYQQQHQQQPQQTVCSSQDDGGSSSGGHPSPYSMQQLLQMPSSNVSYSTSAESFMYSMITKRSMEMVDYQAAEYMAIKNNNNNNTSSVDDKMDVQQQHHLHHHHQPQHNHNHHHHKRGHQYHPDDVVSAELASGGDRTPEPQAPPPVLAVAVPSPPPALLSVVESGPLNLSKDSVTPRAAGSSRRKGIACKLERPATESQPKSVPVVMVPSPPAVPMDCCTTEPRGTAMDQISPPIKEEFYPHYHHHQQQQQLQTSSSSTPEKEDKEDETHVCHHCDIIFKENIMYSMHMGFHSFRDPFACNLCGEITADKFSFFAHIARVPHS